A stretch of Episyrphus balteatus chromosome 2, idEpiBalt1.1, whole genome shotgun sequence DNA encodes these proteins:
- the LOC129912410 gene encoding endocuticle structural protein SgAbd-6-like encodes MKFVIVFVALIAVCSGAAISSDAEATVLRDNRKNDGINGYEFNFETSNGINRNEAGVLKPVGEVNVITVSGDASWIAPDGTPVNFKFTADENGFHPIA; translated from the exons ATGAAATTCGTTATtgttttcgttgctttgattgcAGTCTGCTCAGGAGCAGCTATTTCCAGTGATGCAGAAGCTACTGTCCTCCGTGATAATCGTAAGAACGATGGAATCAATGGTTACGAATTTAA TTTCGAGACCAGTAATGGCATTAATCGTAATGAAGCTGGAGTTTTGAAGCCAGTTGGAGAAGTTAATGTTATCACTGTATCGGGAGATGCTTCATGGATAGCACCAGACGGTACTCCAGTGAACTTTAAATTCACAGCTGATGAAAATGGATTCCATCCAATTGCTTAA
- the LOC129912415 gene encoding larval cuticle protein 65Ag1-like: protein MKFVIVFVALFGLALAAPPSASGEASIVRSDSEVGPQSYNYAVETSDGKSASEEGHIENLGAEDEAIAVKGQFSYIGDDGVTYQVSYIADKNGFQPSGAHLPVAPEV from the exons ATGAAATTCGTCATTGTTTTCGTTGCTCTTTTCGGTTTGGCTTTGGCCGCTCCACCATCCGCATCCGGAGAAGCTTCCATCGTCCGTTCAGACTCTGAAGTAGGACCACAAAGCTACAACTACGC tgttGAAACCAGCGATGGCAAGTCTGCCAGCGAAGAAGGTCACATTGAAAACCTTGGAGCCGAAGATGAGGCTATCGCAGTCAAGGGTCAATTCAGCTACATCGGTGATGATGGTGTCACCTACCAAGTCAGCTACATCGCCGACAAGAACGGTTTCCAACCCTCAGGTGCTCATTTGCCAGTTGCCCCAGAAGTTTAA
- the LOC129912411 gene encoding larval cuticle protein 65Ag1-like: MKFVIVFVALFGLALAAPPQSAADATVLRSESEVGPESYSYAVETSDGKSASEDGHLENIGSEDEAIAVKGQFSYVGDDGVTYSVSYIADKNGFQPSGAHLPVAPSA; encoded by the exons ATGAAATTCGTCATTGTTTTCGTTGCCCTTTTCGGTTTGGCTTTGGCCGCTCCACCACAATCTGCTGCTGACGCTACCGTCCTCCGCTCAGAATCCGAAGTAGGACCTGAAAGCTACTCATACGC tgTTGAAACCAGCGATGGCAAATCTGCCAGCGAAGACGGTCACTTGGAGAACATTGGCTCAGAAGATGAAGCTATTGCCGTCAAGGGACAATTCAGCTACGTCGGTGACGATGGTGTCACTTACTCCGTCAGCTACATCGCCGACAAGAACGGTTTCCAACCCTCAGGTGCTCATTTGCCAGTTGCCCCATCTGCTTAA
- the LOC129912412 gene encoding larval cuticle protein 65Ag1-like, which produces MKFVIVFVALFGLALAAPPSASGEASIVRSDSEVGPQSYNYAVETSDGKSASEEGHIENLGAEDEAIAVKGQFSYIGDDGVTYQVSYIADKNGFQPSGAHLPVAPEV; this is translated from the exons ATGAAATTCGTCATTGTTTTCGTTGCTCTTTTCGGTTTGGCTTTGGCCGCTCCACCATCCGCATCCGGAGAAGCTTCCATCGTCCGTTCAGACTCTGAAGTAGGACCACAAAGCTACAACTACGC tgTTGAAACCAGCGATGGCAAGTCTGCCAGCGAAGAAGGTCACATTGAAAACCTTGGAGCCGAAGATGAGGCTATCGCAGTCAAGGGTCAATTCAGCTACATCGGTGATGATGGTGTCACCTACCAAGTCAGCTACATCGCCGACAAGAACGGTTTCCAACCCTCCGGTGCTCATTTGCCAGTTGCCCCAGAAGTCTAA